The following are encoded together in the Acanthochromis polyacanthus isolate Apoly-LR-REF ecotype Palm Island chromosome 14, KAUST_Apoly_ChrSc, whole genome shotgun sequence genome:
- the LOC110948983 gene encoding muscleblind-like protein 2a isoform X5, whose product MALNLSSVRDTKWLTLEVCRQFQRGNCSRSDEECKFAHPPKSCQVENGRVIACFDSLKGRCSRENCKYLHPPSHLKTQLEINGRNNLIQQKTAAAVLAQQMQLMIPGPGLQPVPTFPVTQGLGTNTGLGYGSYMTPLSHGMSLIPSDILSSTPVLVPGSSPVSVQCSSSSSSSSSSSPSQKLQRTDKLEVCREFQRGNCARGETDCRFAHPSDSPMIDTTDNTVTVCMDYIKSRCSREKCKYFHPPAHLQAKIKSSQQQVNQTTVAAQATAAAVTQSTAKAMKRPLEATVDLAFPHSVLQPLPKRPALEKSSWANSLLSPSLLHYQQALANTQLQQPTAAFYPTGSVLCMTPANSIATTPATSVPYAATAPTNQIILK is encoded by the exons ATGGCGTTAAATCTTTCTTCGgtaagagacacaaagtggcTAACTTTGGAAGTGTGTCGACAGTTTCAGCGAGGAAACTGTTCACGTAGTGACGAGGAATGCAAATTTGCTCATCCGCCGAAGAGCTGCCAGGTTGAGAATGGGAGAGTTATTGCCTGCTTTGACTCACTGAAG GGCAGATGTTCAAGAGAAAACTGCAAGTATCTCCATCCACCTTCGCACTTAAAAACCCAGTTAGAGATCAACGGACGCAACAATCTCATCCAGCAGAAGACGGCGGCAGCTGTGCTCGCACAACAGATGCAACTCATGATCCCTGGACCCGGCCTGCAGCCTGTG CCAACATTTCCTGTTACACAGGGACTTGGCACAAATACTGGTCTGGGTTATGGTTCATACATGACACCCCTGAGTCATGGAATGAGCCTCATTCCTTCAGACATCCTCTCCAGCACCCCGGTTCTTGTTCCTGGGAGCTCCCCAGTCTCAGTCCAgtgttcctcctcttcctcttcctcctcttcttcttctccctctcAGAAGCTGCAGCGTACAGACAAGCTAGAG GTGTGTCGTGAGTTTCAGCGGGGAAATTGTGCGAGAGGGGAGACAGATTGCCGCTTCGCTCACCCCAGTGACAGCCCGATGATTGACACCACTGATAACACTGTCACTGTTTGCATGGACTACATCAAGAGCCGCTGTTCCAGGGAGAAGTGCAAGTATTTTCACCCACCTGCACACTTGCAGGCCAAAATCAAATCCAGTCAACAACAAGTCAATCAGACGACCGTGGCAGCACAGGCCACAGCTGCAGCCGTG ACTCAGTCGACTGCCAAAGCAATGAAGCGACCCCTCGAGGCAACTGTAGACCTG GCCTTTCCCCACAGCGTCCTGCAACCCTTACCAAAGAGACCAGCTCTTGAGAAGAGCAGCTGGGCCAACTCTCTCCTCAGCCCCAGTTTATTGCACTACCAACAGGCTCTGGccaacacacagctgcagcagcccaCTGCAGCATTTTATCCCACAG GTTCTGTCTTGTGCATGACTCCTGCTAACAGCATTG CAACTACTCCCGCCACAAGTGTCCCCTACGCAGCAACAGCACCAACCAATCAG ATCATCCTCAAGTAA
- the LOC110948983 gene encoding muscleblind-like protein 2a isoform X4, whose amino-acid sequence MALNLSSVRDTKWLTLEVCRQFQRGNCSRSDEECKFAHPPKSCQVENGRVIACFDSLKGRCSRENCKYLHPPSHLKTQLEINGRNNLIQQKTAAAVLAQQMQLMIPGPGLQPVPTFPVTQGLGTNTGLGYGSYMTPLSHGMSLIPSDILSSTPVLVPGSSPVSVQCSSSSSSSSSSSPSQKLQRTDKLEVCREFQRGNCARGETDCRFAHPSDSPMIDTTDNTVTVCMDYIKSRCSREKCKYFHPPAHLQAKIKSSQQQVNQTTVAAQATAAAVAFPHSVLQPLPKRPALEKSSWANSLLSPSLLHYQQALANTQLQQPTAAFYPTGSVLCMTPANSIDHPQVTARNRRQCHVAAVKGPKQPFCKYPVNTTHDIRQAAC is encoded by the exons ATGGCGTTAAATCTTTCTTCGgtaagagacacaaagtggcTAACTTTGGAAGTGTGTCGACAGTTTCAGCGAGGAAACTGTTCACGTAGTGACGAGGAATGCAAATTTGCTCATCCGCCGAAGAGCTGCCAGGTTGAGAATGGGAGAGTTATTGCCTGCTTTGACTCACTGAAG GGCAGATGTTCAAGAGAAAACTGCAAGTATCTCCATCCACCTTCGCACTTAAAAACCCAGTTAGAGATCAACGGACGCAACAATCTCATCCAGCAGAAGACGGCGGCAGCTGTGCTCGCACAACAGATGCAACTCATGATCCCTGGACCCGGCCTGCAGCCTGTG CCAACATTTCCTGTTACACAGGGACTTGGCACAAATACTGGTCTGGGTTATGGTTCATACATGACACCCCTGAGTCATGGAATGAGCCTCATTCCTTCAGACATCCTCTCCAGCACCCCGGTTCTTGTTCCTGGGAGCTCCCCAGTCTCAGTCCAgtgttcctcctcttcctcttcctcctcttcttcttctccctctcAGAAGCTGCAGCGTACAGACAAGCTAGAG GTGTGTCGTGAGTTTCAGCGGGGAAATTGTGCGAGAGGGGAGACAGATTGCCGCTTCGCTCACCCCAGTGACAGCCCGATGATTGACACCACTGATAACACTGTCACTGTTTGCATGGACTACATCAAGAGCCGCTGTTCCAGGGAGAAGTGCAAGTATTTTCACCCACCTGCACACTTGCAGGCCAAAATCAAATCCAGTCAACAACAAGTCAATCAGACGACCGTGGCAGCACAGGCCACAGCTGCAGCCGTG GCCTTTCCCCACAGCGTCCTGCAACCCTTACCAAAGAGACCAGCTCTTGAGAAGAGCAGCTGGGCCAACTCTCTCCTCAGCCCCAGTTTATTGCACTACCAACAGGCTCTGGccaacacacagctgcagcagcccaCTGCAGCATTTTATCCCACAG GTTCTGTCTTGTGCATGACTCCTGCTAACAGCATTG ATCATCCTCAAGTAACCGCCAGAAACAGACGTCAGTGCcatgttgctgctgttaaaGGTCCCAAACAGCCATTCTGTAAATATCCTGTTAACACCACACACGACATACGACAAGCTGCATGCTGA
- the LOC110948983 gene encoding muscleblind-like protein 2a isoform X6 produces the protein MALNLSSVRDTKWLTLEVCRQFQRGNCSRSDEECKFAHPPKSCQVENGRVIACFDSLKGRCSRENCKYLHPPSHLKTQLEINGRNNLIQQKTAAAVLAQQMQLMIPGPGLQPVPTFPVTQGLGTNTGLGYGSYMTPLSHGMSLIPSDILSSTPVLVPGSSPVSVQCSSSSSSSSSSSPSQKLQRTDKLEVCREFQRGNCARGETDCRFAHPSDSPMIDTTDNTVTVCMDYIKSRCSREKCKYFHPPAHLQAKIKSSQQQVNQTTVAAQATAAAVAFPHSVLQPLPKRPALEKSSWANSLLSPSLLHYQQALANTQLQQPTAAFYPTGSVLCMTPANSIVPMMYSATPATVSAATTPATSVPYAATAPTNQIILK, from the exons ATGGCGTTAAATCTTTCTTCGgtaagagacacaaagtggcTAACTTTGGAAGTGTGTCGACAGTTTCAGCGAGGAAACTGTTCACGTAGTGACGAGGAATGCAAATTTGCTCATCCGCCGAAGAGCTGCCAGGTTGAGAATGGGAGAGTTATTGCCTGCTTTGACTCACTGAAG GGCAGATGTTCAAGAGAAAACTGCAAGTATCTCCATCCACCTTCGCACTTAAAAACCCAGTTAGAGATCAACGGACGCAACAATCTCATCCAGCAGAAGACGGCGGCAGCTGTGCTCGCACAACAGATGCAACTCATGATCCCTGGACCCGGCCTGCAGCCTGTG CCAACATTTCCTGTTACACAGGGACTTGGCACAAATACTGGTCTGGGTTATGGTTCATACATGACACCCCTGAGTCATGGAATGAGCCTCATTCCTTCAGACATCCTCTCCAGCACCCCGGTTCTTGTTCCTGGGAGCTCCCCAGTCTCAGTCCAgtgttcctcctcttcctcttcctcctcttcttcttctccctctcAGAAGCTGCAGCGTACAGACAAGCTAGAG GTGTGTCGTGAGTTTCAGCGGGGAAATTGTGCGAGAGGGGAGACAGATTGCCGCTTCGCTCACCCCAGTGACAGCCCGATGATTGACACCACTGATAACACTGTCACTGTTTGCATGGACTACATCAAGAGCCGCTGTTCCAGGGAGAAGTGCAAGTATTTTCACCCACCTGCACACTTGCAGGCCAAAATCAAATCCAGTCAACAACAAGTCAATCAGACGACCGTGGCAGCACAGGCCACAGCTGCAGCCGTG GCCTTTCCCCACAGCGTCCTGCAACCCTTACCAAAGAGACCAGCTCTTGAGAAGAGCAGCTGGGCCAACTCTCTCCTCAGCCCCAGTTTATTGCACTACCAACAGGCTCTGGccaacacacagctgcagcagcccaCTGCAGCATTTTATCCCACAG GTTCTGTCTTGTGCATGACTCCTGCTAACAGCATTG TCCCCATGATGTACAGTGCTACGCCTGCTACTGTCTCTGCAGCAACTACTCCCGCCACAAGTGTCCCCTACGCAGCAACAGCACCAACCAATCAG ATCATCCTCAAGTAA
- the LOC110948983 gene encoding muscleblind-like protein 2a isoform X2, translating to MALNLSSVRDTKWLTLEVCRQFQRGNCSRSDEECKFAHPPKSCQVENGRVIACFDSLKGRCSRENCKYLHPPSHLKTQLEINGRNNLIQQKTAAAVLAQQMQLMIPGPGLQPVPTFPVTQGLGTNTGLGYGSYMTPLSHGMSLIPSDILSSTPVLVPGSSPVSVQCSSSSSSSSSSSPSQKLQRTDKLEVCREFQRGNCARGETDCRFAHPSDSPMIDTTDNTVTVCMDYIKSRCSREKCKYFHPPAHLQAKIKSSQQQVNQTTVAAQATAAAVTQSTAKAMKRPLEATVDLAFPHSVLQPLPKRPALEKSSWANSLLSPSLLHYQQALANTQLQQPTAAFYPTGSVLCMTPANSIVPMMYSATPATVSAATTPATSVPYAATAPTNQIILK from the exons ATGGCGTTAAATCTTTCTTCGgtaagagacacaaagtggcTAACTTTGGAAGTGTGTCGACAGTTTCAGCGAGGAAACTGTTCACGTAGTGACGAGGAATGCAAATTTGCTCATCCGCCGAAGAGCTGCCAGGTTGAGAATGGGAGAGTTATTGCCTGCTTTGACTCACTGAAG GGCAGATGTTCAAGAGAAAACTGCAAGTATCTCCATCCACCTTCGCACTTAAAAACCCAGTTAGAGATCAACGGACGCAACAATCTCATCCAGCAGAAGACGGCGGCAGCTGTGCTCGCACAACAGATGCAACTCATGATCCCTGGACCCGGCCTGCAGCCTGTG CCAACATTTCCTGTTACACAGGGACTTGGCACAAATACTGGTCTGGGTTATGGTTCATACATGACACCCCTGAGTCATGGAATGAGCCTCATTCCTTCAGACATCCTCTCCAGCACCCCGGTTCTTGTTCCTGGGAGCTCCCCAGTCTCAGTCCAgtgttcctcctcttcctcttcctcctcttcttcttctccctctcAGAAGCTGCAGCGTACAGACAAGCTAGAG GTGTGTCGTGAGTTTCAGCGGGGAAATTGTGCGAGAGGGGAGACAGATTGCCGCTTCGCTCACCCCAGTGACAGCCCGATGATTGACACCACTGATAACACTGTCACTGTTTGCATGGACTACATCAAGAGCCGCTGTTCCAGGGAGAAGTGCAAGTATTTTCACCCACCTGCACACTTGCAGGCCAAAATCAAATCCAGTCAACAACAAGTCAATCAGACGACCGTGGCAGCACAGGCCACAGCTGCAGCCGTG ACTCAGTCGACTGCCAAAGCAATGAAGCGACCCCTCGAGGCAACTGTAGACCTG GCCTTTCCCCACAGCGTCCTGCAACCCTTACCAAAGAGACCAGCTCTTGAGAAGAGCAGCTGGGCCAACTCTCTCCTCAGCCCCAGTTTATTGCACTACCAACAGGCTCTGGccaacacacagctgcagcagcccaCTGCAGCATTTTATCCCACAG GTTCTGTCTTGTGCATGACTCCTGCTAACAGCATTG TCCCCATGATGTACAGTGCTACGCCTGCTACTGTCTCTGCAGCAACTACTCCCGCCACAAGTGTCCCCTACGCAGCAACAGCACCAACCAATCAG ATCATCCTCAAGTAA
- the LOC110948983 gene encoding muscleblind-like protein 2a isoform X1, which produces MALNLSSVRDTKWLTLEVCRQFQRGNCSRSDEECKFAHPPKSCQVENGRVIACFDSLKGRCSRENCKYLHPPSHLKTQLEINGRNNLIQQKTAAAVLAQQMQLMIPGPGLQPVPTFPVTQGLGTNTGLGYGSYMTPLSHGMSLIPSDILSSTPVLVPGSSPVSVQCSSSSSSSSSSSPSQKLQRTDKLEVCREFQRGNCARGETDCRFAHPSDSPMIDTTDNTVTVCMDYIKSRCSREKCKYFHPPAHLQAKIKSSQQQVNQTTVAAQATAAAVTQSTAKAMKRPLEATVDLAFPHSVLQPLPKRPALEKSSWANSLLSPSLLHYQQALANTQLQQPTAAFYPTGSVLCMTPANSIDHPQVTARNRRQCHVAAVKGPKQPFCKYPVNTTHDIRQAAC; this is translated from the exons ATGGCGTTAAATCTTTCTTCGgtaagagacacaaagtggcTAACTTTGGAAGTGTGTCGACAGTTTCAGCGAGGAAACTGTTCACGTAGTGACGAGGAATGCAAATTTGCTCATCCGCCGAAGAGCTGCCAGGTTGAGAATGGGAGAGTTATTGCCTGCTTTGACTCACTGAAG GGCAGATGTTCAAGAGAAAACTGCAAGTATCTCCATCCACCTTCGCACTTAAAAACCCAGTTAGAGATCAACGGACGCAACAATCTCATCCAGCAGAAGACGGCGGCAGCTGTGCTCGCACAACAGATGCAACTCATGATCCCTGGACCCGGCCTGCAGCCTGTG CCAACATTTCCTGTTACACAGGGACTTGGCACAAATACTGGTCTGGGTTATGGTTCATACATGACACCCCTGAGTCATGGAATGAGCCTCATTCCTTCAGACATCCTCTCCAGCACCCCGGTTCTTGTTCCTGGGAGCTCCCCAGTCTCAGTCCAgtgttcctcctcttcctcttcctcctcttcttcttctccctctcAGAAGCTGCAGCGTACAGACAAGCTAGAG GTGTGTCGTGAGTTTCAGCGGGGAAATTGTGCGAGAGGGGAGACAGATTGCCGCTTCGCTCACCCCAGTGACAGCCCGATGATTGACACCACTGATAACACTGTCACTGTTTGCATGGACTACATCAAGAGCCGCTGTTCCAGGGAGAAGTGCAAGTATTTTCACCCACCTGCACACTTGCAGGCCAAAATCAAATCCAGTCAACAACAAGTCAATCAGACGACCGTGGCAGCACAGGCCACAGCTGCAGCCGTG ACTCAGTCGACTGCCAAAGCAATGAAGCGACCCCTCGAGGCAACTGTAGACCTG GCCTTTCCCCACAGCGTCCTGCAACCCTTACCAAAGAGACCAGCTCTTGAGAAGAGCAGCTGGGCCAACTCTCTCCTCAGCCCCAGTTTATTGCACTACCAACAGGCTCTGGccaacacacagctgcagcagcccaCTGCAGCATTTTATCCCACAG GTTCTGTCTTGTGCATGACTCCTGCTAACAGCATTG ATCATCCTCAAGTAACCGCCAGAAACAGACGTCAGTGCcatgttgctgctgttaaaGGTCCCAAACAGCCATTCTGTAAATATCCTGTTAACACCACACACGACATACGACAAGCTGCATGCTGA
- the LOC110948983 gene encoding muscleblind-like protein 2a isoform X3 yields MALNLSSVRDTKWLTLEVCRQFQRGNCSRSDEECKFAHPPKSCQVENGRVIACFDSLKGRCSRENCKYLHPPSHLKTQLEINGRNNLIQQKTAAAVLAQQMQLMIPGPGLQPVGLGTNTGLGYGSYMTPLSHGMSLIPSDILSSTPVLVPGSSPVSVQCSSSSSSSSSSSPSQKLQRTDKLEVCREFQRGNCARGETDCRFAHPSDSPMIDTTDNTVTVCMDYIKSRCSREKCKYFHPPAHLQAKIKSSQQQVNQTTVAAQATAAAVTQSTAKAMKRPLEATVDLAFPHSVLQPLPKRPALEKSSWANSLLSPSLLHYQQALANTQLQQPTAAFYPTGSVLCMTPANSIDHPQVTARNRRQCHVAAVKGPKQPFCKYPVNTTHDIRQAAC; encoded by the exons ATGGCGTTAAATCTTTCTTCGgtaagagacacaaagtggcTAACTTTGGAAGTGTGTCGACAGTTTCAGCGAGGAAACTGTTCACGTAGTGACGAGGAATGCAAATTTGCTCATCCGCCGAAGAGCTGCCAGGTTGAGAATGGGAGAGTTATTGCCTGCTTTGACTCACTGAAG GGCAGATGTTCAAGAGAAAACTGCAAGTATCTCCATCCACCTTCGCACTTAAAAACCCAGTTAGAGATCAACGGACGCAACAATCTCATCCAGCAGAAGACGGCGGCAGCTGTGCTCGCACAACAGATGCAACTCATGATCCCTGGACCCGGCCTGCAGCCTGTG GGACTTGGCACAAATACTGGTCTGGGTTATGGTTCATACATGACACCCCTGAGTCATGGAATGAGCCTCATTCCTTCAGACATCCTCTCCAGCACCCCGGTTCTTGTTCCTGGGAGCTCCCCAGTCTCAGTCCAgtgttcctcctcttcctcttcctcctcttcttcttctccctctcAGAAGCTGCAGCGTACAGACAAGCTAGAG GTGTGTCGTGAGTTTCAGCGGGGAAATTGTGCGAGAGGGGAGACAGATTGCCGCTTCGCTCACCCCAGTGACAGCCCGATGATTGACACCACTGATAACACTGTCACTGTTTGCATGGACTACATCAAGAGCCGCTGTTCCAGGGAGAAGTGCAAGTATTTTCACCCACCTGCACACTTGCAGGCCAAAATCAAATCCAGTCAACAACAAGTCAATCAGACGACCGTGGCAGCACAGGCCACAGCTGCAGCCGTG ACTCAGTCGACTGCCAAAGCAATGAAGCGACCCCTCGAGGCAACTGTAGACCTG GCCTTTCCCCACAGCGTCCTGCAACCCTTACCAAAGAGACCAGCTCTTGAGAAGAGCAGCTGGGCCAACTCTCTCCTCAGCCCCAGTTTATTGCACTACCAACAGGCTCTGGccaacacacagctgcagcagcccaCTGCAGCATTTTATCCCACAG GTTCTGTCTTGTGCATGACTCCTGCTAACAGCATTG ATCATCCTCAAGTAACCGCCAGAAACAGACGTCAGTGCcatgttgctgctgttaaaGGTCCCAAACAGCCATTCTGTAAATATCCTGTTAACACCACACACGACATACGACAAGCTGCATGCTGA